The following proteins come from a genomic window of Lujinxingia sediminis:
- a CDS encoding acyl-CoA dehydrogenase — MTHMPLTHLSEDEAIFRDAVASFARSAIAPKVHAMDKAQQLDKELIKQCFEMGLMGIEVPEEYGGAGSSIMTAILAIEALATVDPSVSVFVDVQNTLVNNAILRWANEELKQKYFPKMCSEWVGSYALSESGSGSDAFALATRAIDRGDHWELNGSKLWITNGAEANLYIVFANIDPEQGYRGITAFLVERDFEGFSVGKKEDKLGIRASSTVELLFEKCKVPKENVLGEVGKGYKVAIETLNEGRIGIGAQMVGLAQGALDAALDYIQEREQFGKSIASFQGVQFQYAQMATEIEAARLMVYNAARLKDAGLPFVKESAMAKLYSSQVAERVSSKALELFGGVGFTTEYPAEKFFRDAKIGAIYEGTSNMQLQTIAKMLVR; from the coding sequence ATGACGCATATGCCCCTGACCCACCTCTCCGAAGATGAGGCGATCTTTCGCGACGCCGTGGCGTCTTTTGCCAGAAGCGCCATCGCGCCCAAAGTGCACGCGATGGACAAAGCCCAGCAGCTCGACAAAGAGCTCATCAAACAGTGCTTTGAGATGGGGCTGATGGGCATTGAGGTGCCCGAGGAGTACGGCGGAGCGGGGAGCTCGATCATGACCGCGATCCTCGCCATCGAGGCGCTGGCCACCGTCGACCCGAGCGTCTCGGTCTTTGTGGACGTGCAGAACACTCTGGTGAACAACGCGATCCTGCGCTGGGCCAATGAGGAGCTCAAGCAGAAGTACTTTCCCAAAATGTGCTCGGAATGGGTGGGAAGCTACGCGTTGAGTGAATCGGGCAGCGGCTCCGATGCGTTCGCCCTGGCCACGCGCGCGATCGACCGCGGCGACCACTGGGAGCTCAACGGCTCCAAGCTCTGGATCACCAACGGTGCCGAGGCCAACCTCTACATCGTGTTTGCCAACATCGATCCCGAGCAGGGCTACCGCGGCATCACCGCGTTTCTGGTCGAGCGGGACTTCGAGGGTTTCTCGGTCGGCAAGAAGGAAGACAAGCTGGGCATCCGCGCCTCCTCCACCGTCGAGCTGCTCTTTGAGAAGTGCAAAGTGCCCAAAGAGAACGTGCTCGGAGAGGTTGGCAAGGGGTATAAAGTTGCGATTGAGACGCTCAACGAGGGGCGTATCGGTATCGGCGCGCAGATGGTGGGCCTTGCCCAGGGTGCGCTCGACGCGGCCCTCGACTACATCCAGGAGCGCGAGCAGTTCGGAAAGTCCATCGCCAGCTTCCAGGGTGTGCAGTTCCAGTACGCGCAGATGGCCACCGAGATCGAGGCTGCGCGCCTGATGGTCTACAACGCCGCGCGACTCAAAGACGCGGGCCTGCCTTTTGTGAAGGAGAGCGCCATGGCCAAGCTCTACAGCAGTCAGGTCGCTGAGCGGGTCTCCTCGAAGGCGCTGGAGCTCTTCGGTGGCGTGGGCTTTACCACCGAGTACCCGGCCGAGAAGTTCTTCCGCGACGCCAAGATCGGCGCGATTTACGAAGGGACCTCGAACATGCAGCTGCAGACGATCGCGAAGATGCTCGTGCGTTAA
- a CDS encoding peroxiredoxin, whose protein sequence is MLKLGQKAPEFTTAALVGREIKEISLADYAGQWVVLFFYPMDFTFVCPTELVEFNNAIDEFEDRDTVVLGGSTDTAYSHLGWVKSHDDLGDLKYPLFADVTKKMAADYGVLHEGDGVAERGTFIIDPEGNVRFLNINDRSVGRSVTETLRVLDALQTDELCACGWEKGQDTIQL, encoded by the coding sequence ATGCTCAAGCTCGGACAGAAAGCCCCTGAATTCACCACCGCCGCGCTCGTCGGCCGCGAGATCAAAGAAATCAGCCTGGCGGACTACGCCGGCCAGTGGGTCGTGCTCTTCTTCTACCCGATGGACTTTACTTTCGTGTGCCCCACCGAGCTGGTGGAGTTCAACAACGCCATCGACGAATTCGAAGACCGCGACACCGTGGTGCTGGGCGGCTCCACCGACACCGCCTACAGCCACCTGGGCTGGGTGAAGAGCCACGACGATCTGGGCGACCTGAAGTACCCGCTCTTCGCCGACGTTACCAAGAAGATGGCCGCCGATTACGGCGTGCTTCACGAGGGCGACGGCGTGGCCGAGCGTGGCACCTTCATCATCGATCCCGAAGGCAACGTGCGCTTCCTCAACATCAACGACCGCAGCGTCGGCCGCAGCGTCACCGAGACCCTGCGTGTGCTCGACGCCCTGCAGACCGATGAGCTCTGCGCCTGCGGCTGGGAGAAGGGTCAGGACACGATCCAGCTTTGA